CGCATCACGCGCTTCACCGTCACGATCAGCGACCGCCCCGGCGGCCTCGCCGCGCTCTCGAGCGTCATCGCCGAATCCGGCGCCAGCGTGAAGGACATCGAGCACGACCGCGCCTTCAGCGGCCCCGACGTCCACGCCGTCAACGCCGTCTGCACGGTCGAGACGCGCGATCAGGCGCACGTCCGCGCCCTGCACCGCGCGTTGCGCGCGGCGGGTTTCCCGGTCGTCGTCGCCAATTGATGCAGGTAGGGCGGGACCGCTGGGCCCGCCGCCTCCGCCGCCCGGTAGCCCGCGACCTCCGGGCGCGGGTCGAACCATGCCCGAAGCCGAGGTAGGGGCGGTTGCCCTCAACCGCCCTTTCATTTCCGCGCGCCTCCCTTGACGCAGCTCAAGGCGCCCGCGCGCCCGCTGCGCTACGTTGGCGGCGCAATGAACACCGAATCCACGTCCCCCGTCTTCACCGTTGAAACCACCGTCGGCGCCATGGTCGCCGCGCGCCCCGCGCTCTCGCGTTTGTTCGAGAAGCTCGGGATCGACTTCTGCTGCGGCGGCAAGAAACCCCTCGCCGAACTCGCCGCCGCCCGCGGACTCGATCCCGCCACCGTCCTCGCGATGATCGAGGCCTCCCTTGCCGTCACGCCCGGCGCCGACGACGTCAACCCCGCCACGCTCTCCCTCACCGCGCTCGCCGACCATATCGAGCACACCCACCACGAATACGTGAAAGCCGAGCTGCCGCGCCTCCTCGAGATGGCCGAGCGCGTCGCGCGCAAACACGGCTGGCGCGACGCCCGCCTGCCCGAAGTCGCCGCCACCGTCAGCGCGCTCACCGAGGAAATGTTCAGCCACATGGCCAAGGAGGAGCGCATCCTCTTCCCCTTCGTCCGCCAGATCGATGGTGGCGCCGCCGATGCCTTCCACTGCGGTTCCATCGCGAATCCGATCCGCCAGATGGAGGACGAGCACGAGTCCGCCGGCCGCGCTATCGCGCGCCTGCGCGAGCTGACCGACGGTTTCCGCCCCGATGCCGAAGCCTGCAACACGCACCGTGCGCTCCTCGGCGGCCTCGAGGAATTCGAGTCCGACCTGCACCGCCACGTGCACAAGGAAAACAACCTCCTCTTCCCCCGCGCCCTCGAGCGCGCTGCCGGGATGAGCTGACGCAGGCAGATGAATTTTGGGACCCACGTTTAAGGTCGCAAAATGCGACCTTGATTCCAAATCCTCGGCGGGGAGCATCCGACGAAAAGCACTACCGGCCGATCGTGGTGCTTTGCCTTGATTCCAAATCCTCGGCGGGGAGCATCGGTCCGGTCCGGGTTGATGTCGCGCGGGGTGCTTTGCCTTGATTCCAAATCCTCGGCGGGGAGCATCTATGGCGGCGTTTGGCGTTCTCGGATTCGCGCTTTGCCTTGATTCCAAATCCTCGGCGGGGAGCATCGGCGCGGGCGCACGGGATGCGTCGTCGTTCGCTTTGCCTTGATTCCAAATCCTCGGCGGGGAGCATCGTCTCGCTCGCCGTCCCCTAAGTCATTCTCGCTTTGCCTTGATTCCAAATCCTCGGCGGGGAGCATCAAGACCGTTTTACCATAGCCTGCCGGGCTAGCTTTGCCTTGATTCCAAATCCTCGGCGGGGAGCATCTCGCTACCTCGAATGACCCGCACCTTGATGCTTTGCCTTGATTCCAAATCCTCGGCGGGGAGCATCGCGCAGTAGATGAAACCGCGCGGGTTGAGTGCTTTGCCTTGATTCCAAATCCTCGGCGGGGAGCATCGCGTGCTCATTCGAGGAGAAGAACCCGTTCGCTTTGCCTTGATTCCAAATCCTCGGCGGGGAGCATCGGTGAGCCGCGCGCGGAGGCCTTCGATGTCGCTTTGCCTTGATTCCAAATCCTCGGCGGGGAGCATCCGCCGAAGCGAAGGCCCTCCTTGCGAGGGCCTTCTGCTTTTCTACCAGAGCTGTATCTGCTCCGGCATGTCCTCGGGTGGCACCTCTTTGGCGGGGCTGCCGTAGATCACGAAGGCTCGTTCCCACTGCGCGCGGGTGACGTAGAAGGCTCGCACCTTCCCCTCCGGCGGGATGCCCTGCTTCACCCGGTCGAGGTGCGTTTGTTGCCGCGCGAAGCTCACGCACGGGCGCACATAGAGGCTGAACTGGATCATCTGAAATCCGTCATCGAGGAGGAATTTCCGGAAACCGGTCGCCTCCTTGCGCTGCTTCGGCGTGAGCACCGGCAGATCGAAGGCTACGACGAGCCAGCCCATTTTGAATTTTTCCACATCCATGGCCGGTAGTGTCGGGAAGAGCTGTTGAGCACGGCTTGACGGAAGGAACGCACGTCGCCCTCGATCACGCCGCGGATGTCGAGGTCGAGGCCGAGATAGTCCACGCGCTGAATGGCGAAGCCCGTCACCCAACGGCGAAATTCCCCGTTCACGACGAAGGCCTCTTCGTGCGACCGGTCTTTCACCCACTGATAGACGCGCCAATCCACGCAGGGGCGAAACGGTTCCATCAGGTCGTAGGCGAGCGGCGCGCTGCGTTCACGGATGGCGTGCGAGATGCCGACGGTGGGATCGAGTCCGAAGCCGTAGAGCTTTTGCAGCACGGTCGAGAGCAGCACGGCGTAGCCGTAGTTGAGGAGGTCGTTCAGGCCGCCGAGCTTTCGACCGCGTGCGAAGCCTTCGATGCGCAATCCTTCGGTGAAGGCATCCCAAAACAACTTTGCGCAGCCTCCCTCCTTGCGCGCGGTGCGCGCTTGGGCGGCGCGGGCGAGCTCGCGGGTGGCCTCGCTCTTCGGGGCGACGAGCGCGGCGACGGCGGCTTGGTTAAGGCATTTGGCGTCGATGGTCTTCTCCCAGAGCCGGCGGCGCACTTTCTCGTCCAGTGTGAGGTGGCGGCGCGTGAGTAGCGTGTCGGCCGAGCGGCACGCGGGCAGGAGCAGGCTGACGGGCTGGAAGCGCTCGCAGATGATGAGCGACACGCCGTGCTTGGCGGCTTCGAGGAACAGGTGGCTGTGGATGCGCGCGGAGAAACTCGTGACGACGATAGCCGCCACGTCTTCCAGCGGGAGCTGGCGCTTGACGCCCTTGTCGTCGGTGGAGACCAGCTGCCCGTCCCGACACGTCAGATCGGCTTGGGGTGAGTCGATGCTGACGATGTGGTAGGACATGGCCGGTGTCGTGGCGCCTAACGCGGTGAGCCGCAGAAATTGGTTCCGGCTGGCGCGGCTTGATCGCGGACCAGGCTTTTCAACAGCACGTTGATCCAGTTCGGCTTGGTGGCGTCGAGCGGAGCCAAATCTAGTGCGAGTCCGCTGGTGTTGTTCTTGATGGAGCCGACGCGCCAGCGTCCCGGGCGCTTGCCTCCACGAAGCTCGATGATCTGGCCGTTCCGCAGCAACCATGGGGCCTTGCCGCCGTTGCGCGCCTTAAGTTCCGCCAAGCTGCGCCACACTTGGCGGTGCGGCACGATGATGAAGCGCTCTTCCGGTAGCAGCGTCGCGTCGTCAAGGATGGCGACGCCGAAATTGTCGGTCACGACGCGCACGCCCTTGAGCGCGGCAAGCTTGCCGCCGACCAGACCGAAGGCTTTCGCGGTCGGCTCGTTCGTGATCTTGGCGGTCGGCCGATTGCCGTCGGCATCGCGGGGAGCGCGCTGGCGCAGCTTCACGCGGCCGTCGGCGGATTCGAGCACGCGGCGCGTGTTTTCCTCCAGTCGCAGCCCGCTCATGTCGGCGGGGACGTGCTGCACGACGCGGCGCTCGGCGAGGCGAGTGCGGATTTGCTTGTCCAGCGCCGGGTGGTTTTCGAGCAGGCCGCGCAAGCGCCACTTGCCCTCGGCGTCGATGTCCACGGGCACTTGCGAACGGAGCCAGTCGCGGTCGGCGGCGGCGATTTTGCGTTGCTGCAAGAGTGCGACGAGACGGGTCAGCAGGGCGCCGTTGTGGGGCAGGAGCGCGCTGGCGTAGCCGAGCGTGATGGCGTCCACGGCGTGGTGGAGATGGGTGATGCTGCGAATCTCGGACTTCTCGCGGAGCATCTTGCCGTCGGAGTCGAGCACCGTGGGGCAGACGGTCGCGAGGCAATCCATGAGGCGCCACTCCTTGCGCACGGCGCCGGTGACGCTGCCGGGCAACGCGACGAGATCGTGATCGGCGAGATGAGGCAGCGCGCGGCGCACGGCGATGCGCGCGAGTCGCGTGAGTTGCGAGGTCTGCGTGAGCTGACCGGGCGTGAAGTCGCGCTCTTTTTCGGTGTAGGATTCGAGGAGGAAGAATTCCTTGCGGCGGCGTTTGCGGCGCGCGTCGTCGTCGTGGCCGCGCGAGTCGAGTCGCGCGACGAACTCCTTGAACCGCTGCGGCGTCATGATCGAGAGGTGCGCCGCGCCGGGCACGGGTTGACCGCCGCACTCCTGAATAAATTGCCACGCGGTGCGTTTGTCCTTCCAGCGGTTCACGGCGGGGAAGGTGACAGCGAGCGAGTCGAGCGAATCGCTCGGGCGCATCGAACGCGGGATGATGTGGTCGAGGTCCACCACGCCGTCGCGCAGGTGGACGGCTTCGAACAACTCGCCGGTGTAGGGGCAGCGGCAGTCGAGATCGAGGGCGATGCGCGCTTTGCGGATGAGCGAGCCGTTGGGCTGGAGACCGGCGTCTTCGAGCCAGGTGACGGCGTCGTGGTGGGACTTCAAGCGCAGGCCGAGGTCCTTGGCGATGTCCTGCGCCGTGAGCCCGGAGTGGTCGCGCAGTTCGCGATTCACTTCGATGGTCACGCGGGTGAAGCGTGCGGCGTCACCGGCACCGTAGGCGGGATCGGCGACGAGGTCGCGGAGCAGGCGGCCGAGGATGAGGAGGCGGTGGCGGAGAAGATGATTGTTGGTCTGCTGGTCGAAGGGGCGGCCTTCGCGATAGGCTTTCACCCGGTCGGTTTCCTCGAGGCAACCACCGCTGGCCTTCGGATCGCCTCCGGCGATGACCTCGTTGAAGGCCTTAGCGAGCAGCGGCCGCGCATAGGGCGCGCGGCCGCTGAGTGCGGCGAGGGCTTTGCCGAGATGCAGCGGCTGGGTGAGCGGATCGACGATGGCAGCGGGCTTTTTAGAGCGGGACTTCGCCTTGGCTGGCGCAGCGGTGGAGGCGGAGGCGAGCGTAGCGTCGAAGGCGGCGATGTCGCCGCTGTAGCTCGGGAGTTCCTCGCGTAGCGCGGCGAGCGTGGTGGAGTGCGCTTTGCCGTTGGCAGGATTGATGCGCCACCAGCGGTTGCGGGTGCGGGCGCGGAGTTTTTCCGGGAGCACGGGCCAGACAGCGCGGAGGTGCGGGTTTTCCTGGATCAGGGCTTGGACGGGATCGAGCACGAGGGCGCGCTCGGCGTCGGGGTGGAGGAAGAGATTGTCGAAGTTGTCGCGCTGGCGTCCGGGGAGCGCGCGCACGGCGTCGCGGAGTTCGGTCTTGGTGAGGCGTCCGTCGGCCGACATGCGGGCGTGGAGCG
This portion of the Opitutia bacterium genome encodes:
- the ric gene encoding iron-sulfur cluster repair di-iron protein, with protein sequence MNTESTSPVFTVETTVGAMVAARPALSRLFEKLGIDFCCGGKKPLAELAAARGLDPATVLAMIEASLAVTPGADDVNPATLSLTALADHIEHTHHEYVKAELPRLLEMAERVARKHGWRDARLPEVAATVSALTEEMFSHMAKEERILFPFVRQIDGGAADAFHCGSIANPIRQMEDEHESAGRAIARLRELTDGFRPDAEACNTHRALLGGLEEFESDLHRHVHKENNLLFPRALERAAGMS
- the cas1 gene encoding type II CRISPR-associated endonuclease Cas1, with product MSYHIVSIDSPQADLTCRDGQLVSTDDKGVKRQLPLEDVAAIVVTSFSARIHSHLFLEAAKHGVSLIICERFQPVSLLLPACRSADTLLTRRHLTLDEKVRRRLWEKTIDAKCLNQAAVAALVAPKSEATRELARAAQARTARKEGGCAKLFWDAFTEGLRIEGFARGRKLGGLNDLLNYGYAVLLSTVLQKLYGFGLDPTVGISHAIRERSAPLAYDLMEPFRPCVDWRVYQWVKDRSHEEAFVVNGEFRRWVTGFAIQRVDYLGLDLDIRGVIEGDVRSFRQAVLNSSSRHYRPWMWKNSKWAGSS
- the cas2 gene encoding CRISPR-associated endonuclease Cas2, encoding MGWLVVAFDLPVLTPKQRKEATGFRKFLLDDGFQMIQFSLYVRPCVSFARQQTHLDRVKQGIPPEGKVRAFYVTRAQWERAFVIYGSPAKEVPPEDMPEQIQLW